The Stappia sp. genome window below encodes:
- the rpsL gene encoding 30S ribosomal protein S12 produces the protein MPTINQLVRQNRKPTVKKSKTPSLGGNPQKRAVCTRVYTTTPRKPNSALRKVARVRMTNGNEVTAYIPGEGHNLQEHSVVLVRGGGPNDLPGVRYRVIRGVLDTQGVKDRKKRRSLYGSKRPK, from the coding sequence ATGCCGACAATCAATCAGTTGGTTCGTCAGAACCGTAAGCCGACCGTCAAGAAGTCCAAGACCCCGTCGCTGGGTGGAAACCCGCAGAAGCGCGCCGTGTGCACCCGCGTGTACACCACGACGCCGCGCAAGCCGAACTCGGCTCTGCGTAAGGTGGCCCGCGTGCGCATGACGAACGGCAACGAAGTCACCGCTTACATTCCGGGCGAAGGCCACAACCTGCAGGAGCACTCGGTGGTGCTCGTGCGCGGCGGCGGCCCGAACGACCTTCCGGGCGTGCGCTATCGCGTCATCCGCGGCGTGCTCGACACGCAGGGCGTGAAGGACCGCAAGAAGCGCCGTTCGCTCTACGGCTCCAAGCGTCCCAAGTAA